The Maridesulfovibrio ferrireducens genome contains a region encoding:
- a CDS encoding nitroreductase family protein, with translation MVQIKINEELCIGCGDCATDCVHQILELSDGIPSMISDRINNCIQCQHCLAVCPTGALSIMGLDPQNSLQLPADVPSSKQMENLIKSRRSTRQYRQENIDTETLDKLLKIIAYAPTGMNRQKVLLTVVNDIDTMSILRQRTYSAIQEKIDSNAPLSEKQKWLVDYINGWQNGADHIYRHAPHIVIASTPRGIGTPLADCVIALSYFELQAASMGLGTTWCGLAIMSLNEFAPDLLTELGIPADHEVGYMMLFGKPTVTYHRTVQISSDRVNFPKLNKI, from the coding sequence ATGGTTCAAATAAAAATTAATGAAGAGCTGTGTATAGGATGTGGAGATTGCGCGACAGACTGCGTTCATCAAATTCTGGAACTTTCAGACGGTATACCTTCCATGATTTCAGACAGGATAAACAACTGTATCCAATGTCAGCATTGTCTTGCCGTCTGCCCCACCGGAGCACTCAGTATCATGGGACTTGATCCTCAAAACAGCCTCCAACTTCCTGCAGATGTTCCGTCATCGAAGCAAATGGAAAACCTTATAAAAAGCCGTAGATCCACGCGGCAATACCGTCAGGAAAATATTGACACGGAAACTCTGGACAAACTGCTTAAAATTATTGCCTACGCACCTACAGGCATGAATAGACAGAAAGTCTTACTGACAGTAGTAAATGATATAGATACCATGAGCATATTACGTCAGCGGACCTATTCAGCTATTCAGGAAAAAATTGACAGCAATGCCCCTCTTTCTGAAAAACAAAAATGGCTGGTCGACTACATTAACGGCTGGCAGAACGGAGCAGATCATATCTACCGTCACGCACCTCATATAGTTATAGCTTCGACCCCGCGCGGTATAGGCACTCCCCTAGCAGACTGTGTCATCGCCCTCAGCTACTTTGAACTGCAAGCCGCAAGTATGGGACTTGGAACAACATGGTGCGGTCTGGCCATAATGTCATTAAATGAATTTGCCCCCGATCTGCTAACAGAACTGGGTATCCCTGCAGATCATGAAGTCGGATATATGATGCTTTTTGGAAAACCGACTGTAACCTATCATCGCACAGTGCAAATCTCCTCTGATCGTGTGAACTTTCCCAAACTTAATAAAATTTAA
- a CDS encoding UvrD-helicase domain-containing protein — translation MERFIADLHIHSRFSRATSKGLTARLLAAWARIKGIDVIGTGDFTHPEWLQEIEEQLVEDGSGLLSLRSPQGLENEIDWVDGPLAGQTRFMLQTEISSIYKRLGKTRKVHNLVYMPDLESVRKFNAKLGAIGNLNSDGRPILGLDSKDLLEIVLETSDRAFLVPAHIWTPWFSLFGSKSGFDSVEECYGDLSSEIFAMETGLSSDPEMNWLISSLDKYRLISNSDAHSAENLGREANIFRGDMSYEGIYRALRGEGLGHKFMGTVEFFPEEGKYHMDGHRNCGIMLDPHESKMRGGICPVCGKPLTIGVYSRILELADREDPVQPKGQPGFTSLVPLRELISEVVGTGPKTKKVMNVYSPLIKEFGSEFSVLQQVSLEDLKRHNVHLAEGIRRMREGQVIRNPGFDGQYGTVSVYSAHERDEILNGMNLVVVRREADDLDNGKGQADILKTGELEARPKVDSGVVKFNDAQKKAIEEGPAPVLVIAGPGTGKTQTLMGRIKYLLERGTRARRILALTFTRKAAQEMNERMQAMLGEDEVMPRADTIHALAFEYWVSMFEHSPIILNGETARRVFARANPQLTGLRLKSAWESLCLCRETLETLSEELEKYNSNYSRQKDQYSLVDYTDLLEFWLGDLSCGKYIRTFTHFLVDEVQDLSPLQLEIIRKLAGVDGVKKGEGDGEGLFAIGDPDQSIYGFRGAAGNIVEKFKSYWPNLIEITLEDNYRSAQAVLNVSASVLKNPPKLIAHKNYEPDMQLFSAPDGIREASWIADRIKHLLGSTSHSLGDSFGHGTFSPGDIAVLVRFKGLMGPIENILKRQGIPCSIPEAEMFWHDSRVEILLGAARRMLGFAESSDDDSPEVPEKIIARGPLGLSAYLSEMPPFDQLFWESTPFRKMVKGYEENGGWTGLINWIHMQNDRDQVRNKAEKVRIMSMHAAKGLEFDAVFLAGLDDGIVPFVGIDVLTGNFSGGAGTGIEDVEEERRLLYVGMTRAKKNLYLSHAAKRPLYGRTLRLPISRFLKNIPEDSVKKSAMIAKVMQKEKKISLLDM, via the coding sequence ATGGAACGATTTATAGCTGATCTTCACATACATTCCAGATTTTCCCGTGCTACAAGCAAAGGACTCACTGCGCGTCTGCTTGCAGCATGGGCACGCATTAAAGGAATAGATGTAATCGGGACAGGCGATTTTACTCATCCGGAATGGTTGCAGGAAATAGAAGAACAACTTGTTGAGGATGGTTCGGGATTACTTTCCCTTCGATCTCCGCAGGGGCTGGAAAATGAAATAGACTGGGTGGACGGTCCGCTTGCGGGACAGACCCGCTTCATGTTGCAGACCGAAATCAGCTCCATATATAAACGTCTCGGAAAAACCAGAAAGGTTCACAATCTGGTTTATATGCCCGACCTCGAATCTGTCCGTAAATTTAATGCCAAACTTGGAGCCATAGGCAATCTCAACTCAGACGGCAGGCCTATTCTCGGCCTAGACAGTAAAGACCTGCTTGAAATTGTTCTTGAAACCAGTGATCGCGCTTTTCTTGTTCCCGCACATATATGGACCCCGTGGTTTTCCCTTTTCGGTTCCAAATCCGGCTTTGATAGTGTTGAAGAATGCTACGGAGATCTTTCCTCAGAAATTTTTGCAATGGAAACCGGACTTTCTTCTGATCCTGAAATGAACTGGCTCATCTCTTCCCTTGATAAATACCGCCTCATCTCCAATTCCGATGCTCATTCCGCTGAAAATCTAGGCCGCGAAGCTAATATTTTCAGAGGTGATATGTCTTATGAAGGTATTTATCGTGCTTTGCGCGGTGAAGGGTTGGGGCATAAATTTATGGGAACTGTCGAGTTTTTTCCGGAGGAAGGTAAATATCACATGGACGGGCATCGCAATTGCGGTATTATGCTCGATCCTCATGAATCAAAGATGCGCGGGGGGATTTGTCCGGTTTGCGGCAAGCCTTTAACTATCGGTGTTTACTCCAGAATTCTGGAACTTGCTGATCGGGAAGATCCTGTTCAGCCCAAAGGACAACCTGGATTCACTTCACTTGTCCCGCTCAGGGAATTAATTTCCGAAGTTGTCGGGACCGGGCCTAAAACCAAAAAAGTTATGAACGTGTATTCTCCCTTGATTAAAGAATTCGGTTCTGAATTTTCGGTGCTGCAACAGGTTTCGCTGGAAGATTTGAAGCGGCATAATGTGCACCTTGCGGAAGGTATCAGAAGAATGCGTGAAGGGCAGGTTATACGCAATCCCGGCTTTGACGGCCAGTATGGAACTGTTTCAGTTTATTCCGCTCATGAACGCGATGAGATTCTTAACGGCATGAATCTTGTGGTTGTTCGTAGAGAGGCGGACGATCTTGATAACGGTAAAGGTCAGGCTGATATTTTGAAGACTGGCGAATTGGAAGCTCGTCCGAAAGTAGATTCCGGTGTTGTAAAATTTAATGATGCTCAAAAAAAGGCTATAGAAGAAGGTCCCGCACCTGTTCTTGTTATTGCCGGACCGGGTACGGGAAAAACTCAGACTTTAATGGGGCGCATCAAATATCTGCTTGAACGCGGAACCCGAGCAAGGCGTATTCTGGCTCTTACTTTCACACGCAAAGCCGCACAGGAAATGAATGAACGTATGCAGGCCATGCTCGGTGAAGATGAAGTTATGCCGCGCGCTGATACTATTCATGCACTTGCTTTTGAGTATTGGGTTTCCATGTTTGAGCATTCTCCGATCATTCTTAATGGAGAGACTGCCCGCAGGGTGTTTGCCAGAGCTAATCCGCAATTGACGGGATTGCGTCTGAAATCTGCGTGGGAGAGTTTATGTCTGTGCCGTGAAACACTTGAAACATTATCGGAAGAGCTGGAAAAATATAATTCAAATTATTCCAGACAAAAAGATCAATATAGTCTGGTTGATTATACAGATCTTCTTGAGTTCTGGCTGGGCGATCTCAGTTGCGGTAAGTACATACGGACATTTACACATTTTCTGGTGGATGAAGTTCAGGATCTTTCACCTTTACAGCTCGAAATTATTCGCAAGCTTGCCGGAGTTGACGGGGTGAAGAAGGGTGAAGGAGACGGTGAAGGTCTTTTCGCCATCGGTGATCCTGATCAGTCTATTTATGGTTTTCGCGGAGCTGCGGGAAACATCGTTGAAAAGTTCAAATCATATTGGCCTAACCTGATTGAAATAACTCTTGAGGATAATTACCGCTCGGCACAGGCTGTGCTGAATGTTTCAGCGTCAGTTCTTAAAAATCCTCCGAAGCTGATTGCCCATAAAAATTATGAACCTGATATGCAACTTTTTTCAGCTCCTGACGGTATTCGTGAGGCCTCATGGATTGCCGATCGGATAAAACATCTTCTCGGGTCCACCAGTCACAGTCTTGGAGATTCATTCGGACACGGGACGTTCAGCCCCGGTGATATAGCTGTGCTGGTCCGTTTTAAAGGGCTTATGGGGCCGATTGAGAATATTCTCAAACGGCAGGGGATTCCTTGCAGTATCCCGGAAGCAGAAATGTTCTGGCATGATTCTCGCGTTGAAATTTTATTAGGCGCTGCACGCAGAATGCTCGGTTTTGCTGAGTCTTCTGATGATGACTCTCCGGAAGTTCCAGAGAAAATTATAGCACGCGGCCCGCTGGGACTTTCAGCCTATCTCAGTGAAATGCCACCGTTTGACCAGTTGTTCTGGGAAAGCACTCCGTTTAGAAAAATGGTCAAAGGATACGAGGAAAATGGCGGGTGGACCGGTTTAATAAATTGGATACATATGCAGAATGATCGTGATCAGGTTCGTAATAAAGCGGAAAAAGTGCGGATAATGTCCATGCACGCAGCGAAAGGTCTTGAATTTGATGCAGTGTTTTTAGCCGGACTTGATGACGGAATAGTTCCTTTTGTCGGAATAGATGTGCTTACCGGCAATTTTTCCGGCGGAGCGGGAACGGGTATTGAAGACGTGGAAGAAGAGCGCAGGCTTTTATATGTGGGGATGACAAGAGCTAAGAAAAATCTGTATCTGTCGCATGCCGCAAAGAGGCCGCTTTATGGGCGGACTCTTAGATTACCGATCTCAAGATTTTTGAAAAATATCCCTGAGGATTCGGTGAAAAAATCAGCAATGATTGCCAAAGTAATGCAGAAAGAAAAAAAGATAAGCCTGCTGGATATGTAG
- a CDS encoding IscA/HesB family protein, with amino-acid sequence MLKITNEAKEVLDQHFEGKDKEPIRIYIASACSGSRLALGLDAAKEGDETITLEGYDFVLDKDLLDQAKPMEINLTPMGIEVSSSLVFEAPSEGGSCCGSCGSCG; translated from the coding sequence ATGCTCAAAATTACAAATGAAGCAAAAGAAGTTCTTGACCAGCACTTTGAAGGCAAAGACAAAGAACCTATCCGTATATATATTGCATCTGCTTGTAGCGGAAGCCGCCTTGCTCTAGGGCTTGACGCAGCAAAAGAAGGCGATGAAACCATTACCCTTGAAGGTTATGATTTCGTACTGGATAAAGATCTTTTGGATCAGGCAAAACCGATGGAAATTAATTTAACACCTATGGGTATTGAAGTTTCTTCCTCTCTCGTTTTCGAAGCACCGTCTGAAGGCGGCAGTTGTTGCGGAAGTTGCGGAAGCTGCGGTTAA
- a CDS encoding GNAT family N-acetyltransferase — translation MAITYSWTKDLSPEELEKLFLSVDWESGNYPQKLQKAMFNSHKVYSAWDGGTLIGLINSMTDTVLTVYFQYLVVHPDFQGHGIGKKLVDTMLDIYSDIPRKVLISMNEKIGFYEHCGFTHHADKAPMFVSTL, via the coding sequence ATGGCAATAACATACAGCTGGACAAAAGATCTCAGTCCTGAGGAACTTGAAAAGCTCTTTCTTTCCGTTGACTGGGAATCTGGAAATTATCCGCAGAAACTGCAAAAAGCTATGTTCAACTCCCATAAAGTTTATTCGGCATGGGACGGCGGCACTTTGATCGGCCTGATTAATTCAATGACCGATACAGTGCTCACTGTCTACTTTCAGTATCTCGTTGTGCATCCAGACTTTCAGGGCCACGGCATCGGTAAAAAGCTGGTCGACACAATGTTGGACATCTACAGTGATATCCCGCGCAAGGTGCTAATTTCAATGAATGAAAAAATAGGTTTCTACGAACATTGCGGCTTTACTCATCACGCAGATAAAGCTCCCATGTTTGTGAGTACACTTTAA
- a CDS encoding AraC family transcriptional regulator — translation MNSKKNEKIIFRELDGIPYATAVEAINIANKFPRHVHSGYIFSMIDTGIRRVKFHSQKIEFSAGEMCILSPGTPHSCESFSEGTSGPHSYRALCVDKNFMQKLAEDICGKHCPAPGFNPYTVYRNTDSESFNTFFDLLETSGNTLERQTTLNSFLYHAIQHLSSIPPQEENSGPQEKPLARVKDFITKNFRNNLTLNNLSEIACISSFHLQKLFVKKYGISPQEYLINCRVREAEQLIRNGTPMAEAALNSGFFDQSHFSRHFKRVIGISPGRFIAENVSNVNLPEQ, via the coding sequence ATGAACTCAAAAAAGAATGAAAAAATCATATTCCGTGAGCTGGACGGAATCCCCTATGCAACCGCGGTGGAGGCAATAAATATTGCCAATAAATTCCCTCGCCACGTTCACTCAGGATACATTTTCAGTATGATTGATACCGGCATCCGCCGGGTTAAGTTTCATTCACAAAAAATTGAATTCAGTGCCGGGGAAATGTGTATACTGTCCCCCGGCACTCCTCACAGCTGTGAATCCTTTTCAGAAGGTACAAGCGGCCCGCATTCATATCGTGCCCTGTGTGTTGATAAAAATTTCATGCAAAAGCTTGCTGAAGATATCTGCGGAAAGCACTGCCCTGCACCGGGCTTTAATCCTTATACCGTTTACCGCAACACCGACTCCGAATCGTTTAATACTTTTTTTGATTTGCTTGAAACCTCCGGAAATACACTGGAAAGACAAACTACTTTGAACTCATTTCTTTATCATGCAATCCAACATTTAAGTTCGATTCCACCGCAGGAAGAAAATAGCGGCCCTCAGGAAAAACCGCTTGCGAGAGTAAAAGATTTTATAACTAAAAATTTTAGGAATAATCTGACCCTCAACAATTTATCCGAAATTGCGTGCATCAGCTCTTTTCACCTTCAAAAACTTTTTGTCAAAAAATACGGAATATCTCCGCAGGAATATCTAATCAACTGCCGGGTGCGCGAAGCTGAGCAATTAATAAGAAATGGTACTCCAATGGCAGAAGCTGCACTTAATTCCGGTTTTTTTGACCAAAGTCATTTTTCCCGTCACTTCAAACGTGTAATAGGTATTTCTCCGGGGCGGTTTATTGCTGAGAATGTTTCAAACGTAAATCTACCTGAACAATAG
- a CDS encoding YkgJ family cysteine cluster protein, translated as MVIRGSCNMCGKCCQEISLYVGSKWLRTKKQVRKASIKNPYLNFFEICGKTEDGFLKFSCTRLGKNGRCTDYENRPNICKTFPAPSIFFQNGQLPKGCSFRMSTEIDFEKILEDARKDEDCIKLPRNKDF; from the coding sequence GTGGTCATTCGCGGTTCCTGCAACATGTGCGGAAAATGTTGTCAGGAAATATCCCTTTATGTCGGTTCCAAATGGCTGCGAACTAAAAAACAAGTTCGCAAGGCTTCAATTAAAAATCCATATCTCAATTTTTTTGAAATATGCGGAAAAACCGAAGATGGTTTTCTGAAATTTTCCTGCACCCGTTTGGGAAAAAACGGAAGGTGCACAGACTATGAAAACCGCCCTAATATCTGTAAAACTTTCCCAGCTCCATCTATCTTTTTTCAGAACGGACAGCTTCCCAAAGGATGTAGCTTCAGGATGTCCACGGAAATTGATTTTGAAAAAATTCTGGAAGACGCACGCAAAGATGAAGACTGCATCAAACTTCCTCGAAATAAGGATTTTTAA
- a CDS encoding cupin domain-containing protein, with protein MQPEELSALISNGFVEHLNDSTKCSDLGWNPHPAFEGVYIKHLIPGSKTEGQLSCHMVRIDPGCKLETHTHENQWELHEVIKGDGDALLDEKTMNYHPGRSAVIPKGKTHSVQAGKDGLTLLAKFFPALM; from the coding sequence ATGCAGCCCGAAGAATTATCAGCTCTGATTTCCAATGGATTTGTCGAACACCTTAACGATTCTACCAAATGCTCAGACCTCGGCTGGAATCCTCATCCCGCATTTGAAGGTGTTTATATTAAGCATCTTATTCCAGGCTCAAAGACAGAAGGACAGCTCAGCTGCCACATGGTTCGCATAGACCCCGGATGCAAGCTTGAAACTCACACCCACGAAAATCAATGGGAACTGCATGAAGTAATCAAAGGTGACGGAGACGCTCTTTTAGATGAAAAGACAATGAATTATCATCCGGGACGTTCAGCCGTTATTCCCAAAGGGAAAACACACAGCGTTCAAGCCGGTAAAGACGGACTGACCCTGCTCGCAAAATTTTTCCCAGCCCTCATGTAA
- a CDS encoding helix-turn-helix domain-containing protein translates to MAECQVKKSGRHEYYCSVELTLQVIGGKWKPIILYHLGRNGTHRFGELKLAIPNITQKMLTQQLRELEKDGVIDRLVYAVVPPKVEYSLTELGHTIIPVLQHLGQWGQQYEEYSREHGLSEVTA, encoded by the coding sequence ATGGCTGAGTGTCAGGTTAAAAAAAGCGGACGGCATGAATATTATTGTAGTGTGGAGCTGACATTGCAAGTTATCGGGGGAAAATGGAAACCGATAATTCTTTATCATTTGGGAAGAAACGGTACACATCGTTTTGGAGAACTCAAGTTGGCTATACCGAATATTACTCAGAAAATGCTGACCCAGCAATTACGGGAGCTGGAGAAGGATGGGGTAATTGATCGTTTGGTCTACGCAGTTGTGCCTCCGAAGGTTGAGTATTCGCTTACGGAATTGGGGCACACTATTATTCCTGTGCTGCAACATCTTGGACAGTGGGGGCAGCAATATGAAGAATATAGCAGAGAGCACGGGTTGAGCGAAGTGACAGCATAG
- a CDS encoding OsmC family protein — MLKKVKIEFGEGKKLNATGGNFTVGTDQSAEGTTPDPLDLFITSLATCAAQYARNFCESRSIAMNGIALNVEYCQHFETSHISKVNYILTLPEGFPEKYKAAMLRAIDLCPVKKHLLNPPAFELELV, encoded by the coding sequence ATGCTCAAAAAAGTAAAAATTGAATTCGGTGAGGGAAAGAAACTTAACGCGACGGGGGGGAATTTTACTGTTGGTACAGACCAATCAGCAGAAGGGACAACCCCCGATCCTCTTGATTTATTTATAACGTCACTTGCAACCTGCGCAGCTCAATATGCGCGTAACTTTTGCGAATCCAGATCAATCGCAATGAATGGCATAGCTCTTAACGTTGAATACTGTCAGCACTTTGAAACGTCTCACATATCAAAAGTTAACTATATTCTTACCTTACCCGAGGGTTTCCCTGAGAAATACAAAGCAGCGATGCTCCGGGCCATTGACCTTTGCCCTGTTAAAAAACATCTGCTTAACCCGCCCGCTTTTGAACTTGAATTAGTTTAG